The Corylus avellana chromosome ca8, CavTom2PMs-1.0 genome has a segment encoding these proteins:
- the LOC132190349 gene encoding ATP sulfurylase 2 gives MSLTIKLHITNNLNLKLGTIKKSAYTSYGTKIRHKPIYHSNPLISTVYKPTMHVDGSSSSSFSIKSSLIDPDGGALVDLVVPESERAKKKSEAEAMPKVRLTKVDIEWVHVISEGWASPLRGFMRESEYLQSLHFNCLRMKDGSVANMSLPIVLAIDDETKERIGSSPNVGLVGPDGDLVGILRSIEIYKHHKEERIARTWGTTAPGLPYVEEVISPAGNWLVGGDLEVLDPIKYNDGLDHYRLSPKQLRKEFDKRQADAVFAFQLRNPVHNGHALLMNDTRTRLLEMGYRNPILLLHPLGGFTKADDVPLDVRMEQHSKVLEDGVLDPETTIVAIFPSPMHYAGPTEVQWHAKARINAGANFYIVGRDPAGMGHPTEKRDLYDPDHGKKVLSMAPGLEKLNILPFKVAAYDTLEKKMAFFEPSRAKDFLFISGTKMRTYARNGENPPEGFMCPGGWKVLVNYYEGLQAEEASQQQAVLTT, from the exons ATGTCTCTAACCATTAAATTACACATCACCAACAACCTCAACCTCAAGCTCGGAACAATCAAGAAAAGTGCCTACACAAGCTACGGCACCAAGATCCGGCACAAACCCATATACCATTCCAACCCATTAATCTCCACCGTGTACAAACCCACAATGCATGTTGATGGTTCTTCTTCGTCTTCCTTTTCGATCAAGAGCTCTCTGATCGACCCGGATGGTGGGGCCCTGGTGGATCTTGTGGTGCCGGAGAGCGAGCGGGCAAAGAAGAAGTCGGAGGCGGAGGCAATGCCCAAGGTGAGGCTCACCAAGGTTGACATCGAGTGGGTGCATGTGATCAGCGAGGGGTGGGCGAGCCCGTTGAGAGGGTTCATGAGAGAGAGCGAGTATTTGCAGAGCTTGCATTTCAATTGCTTGAGAATGAAAGATGGGTCCGTGGCGAACATGTCGCTTCCCATTGTTCTGGCTATTGACGACGAGACCAAGGAGAGAATTGGGTCGTCTCCCAATGTGGGGTTGGTTGGACCCGATGGAGATTTGGTCGGTATTCTTCGAAG TATCGAGATATACAAGCatcacaaagaagaaagaatagcTAGAACTTGGGGTACTACTGCTCCAGGATTGCCATATGTCGAGGAGGTTATTAGTCCCGCTGGAAATTGGTTGGTTGGTGGAGATTTGGAAGTTTTAGATCCTATCAAATATAACGACGGGCTTGATCACTACAGGCTCTCACCCAAACAACTCCGGAAGGAATTTGATAAGCGTCAGGCTGATGCAGTTTTTGCTTTTCAATTGAGGAACCCTGTGCATAATGGGCATGCTTTGTTGATGAATGATACACGGACTAGACTTTTGGAAATGGGCTACAGGAATCCAATTTTATTGCTGCATCCTTTGGGTGGTTTCACAAAGGCAGATGATGTGCCCTTGGATGTTCGGATGGAGCAACATAGCAAG GTCCTAGAGGATGGGGTTCTTGACCCTGAGACTACCATTGTAGCCATATTCCCGTCACCTATGCATTATGCTGGTCCAACTGAAGTACAGTGGCATGCTAAAGCACGGATAAATGCAGGTGCTAATTTTTACATTGTTGGCCGTGATCCTGCAGGTATGGGTCACCCAACTGAGAAGAGGGATTTATATGACCCTGATCATGGGAAAAAGGTGTTAAGCATGGCTCCTGGCCTGGAGAAGCTAAATATTTTGCCATTCAAG GTGGCAGCTTATGACACTCTGGAAAAGAAGATGGCATTTTTCGAGCCTTCACGTGCTAAAGATTTCCTCTTCATCTCTGGAACCAAG ATGCGGACTTATGCAAGAAACGGAGAGAACCCTCCTGAGGGTTTTATGTGCCCTGGGGGATGGAAGGTCCTCGTCAATTATTATGAGGGCTTGCAAGCGGAAGAGGCTTCACAGCAGCAGGCTGTGTTGACTACTTAG
- the LOC132189390 gene encoding pentatricopeptide repeat-containing protein At3g56030, mitochondrial-like, whose product MSLLRKLPHKPYKSPSIPTVINRFFTTLNPDPNPFPDVPTSAYYDDLVHAAGRSRDFEMVRHLLNKRVRDGCFNTSKTFNFITNTETSLSVLHDLSQTLALVDKGLPQKSAYDSLVSRLSKLGRIDESVRVVHEMARKGIGLNACSFHPILNALTRKKEMNRAQGVMKLMRQYQITPDLQAHNYFLSAYCFIGDLASATEVLTKMVEEGAKADTRTYNALVLGACSAGKVEAALVVWRSMVDDGVPVPLSTHMHVVKALLRLGYYAQAVEFVRILAGRDKWLDTNNFGCLASKLIQLKRFGEAKLVLEEMNERGLEIGDKLKDFYRPDFAYKKN is encoded by the coding sequence ATGTCGCTTCTCCGAAAGCTCCCACATAAACCTTATAAGTCCCCTTCTATCCCCACTGTGATCAACCGTTTCTTCACGACCCTAAACCCTGACCCTAACCCATTTCCTGATGTGCCCACTTCTGCCTACTACGACGACCTGGTCCATGCTGCAGGCCGGTCTAGAGATTTCGAAATGGTCCGCCACCTCCTCAACAAGCGCGTGAGGGACGGTTGCTTCAACACCTCCAAGACGTTCAACTTCATCACCAACACGGAGACCTCCTTGTCCGTACTCCACGACCTTTCTCAAACCCTAGCTCTCGTCGACAAAGGGTTGCCACAGAAGAGCGCGTACGATTCATTGGTATCGCGTCTGAGCAAGTTGGGTCGAATCGATGAGTCTGTGCGCGTGGTGCACGAGATGGCGCGCAAGGGGATCGGTTTGAATGCGTGTAGCTTTCATCCCATACTGAACGCGCTCACGAGGAAGAAGGAAATGAATCGTGCGCAGGGCGTCATGAAGCTGATGAGGCAATATCAGATAACACCAGATTTGCAGGCTCACAATTACTTTTTGTCGGCTTACTGTTTCATTGGAGATTTGGCTTCCGCAACTGAGGTGTTGACCAAGATGGTAGAGGAGGGAGCGAAAGCAGACACGCGTACATACAACGCGCTGGTGCTGGGCGCATGTAGTGCGGGGAAGGTGGAGGCTGCACTGGTGGTGTGGAGGAGTATGGTTGATGACGGGGTCCCGGTGCCATTGTCCACACACATGCACGTTGTAAAAGCACTGCTGAGGCTGGGCTATTATGCGCAGGCCGTTGAGTTTGTGAGGATTTTAGCTGGAAGAGACAAGTGGTTGGACACTAACAACTTCGGGTGTTTGGCTAGCAAGCTCATACAGTTAAAGAGGTTTGGCGAGGCAAAGTTGGTCTTGGAGGAGATGAACGAAAGAGGGTTGGAGATTGGAGATAAATTAAAGGACTTTTATCGCCCGGATTTTGCATATAAAAAGAACTAG